TAGTAGACTGTATGTCAGAATGCTGACATGAGTCAAGGCGGTGTCGGCGTCGACTTGGAGACGTCAGTGGGCTACCTGCTCAAAGAAGCGTCGAGTGCCCTTCGCGCAGCCATGGAGGAAGTGCTGCGCCCGCTCGGGATGAGCGTGACGCACTACTCGTGCCTCGAGCTGCTGGCTCAACGACCGGGCTTGTCGAACTCCGAGCTGGCGCGAGGCGCGTTCGTAACACGGCAGTCGATGAACGTGCTGCTTCAGGCCCTGGAGCGCGACGGCTTTGTGACCAGGCCCGCGCAGG
This Mycobacterium simiae DNA region includes the following protein-coding sequences:
- a CDS encoding MarR family winged helix-turn-helix transcriptional regulator; protein product: MSQGGVGVDLETSVGYLLKEASSALRAAMEEVLRPLGMSVTHYSCLELLAQRPGLSNSELARGAFVTRQSMNVLLQALERDGFVTRPAQAPVGKVLPARLTPRGRRSLEKASAAVRSVEVRMLAGLTEAEQSDAFRILQSMVHSLRERNDDA